A region from the Lycium barbarum isolate Lr01 chromosome 8, ASM1917538v2, whole genome shotgun sequence genome encodes:
- the LOC132608214 gene encoding protein FAR1-RELATED SEQUENCE 5-like codes for MANFFWRDGRSRIDYEIFGDVVYFDTTYRTNKYRMICAPFIGINHHWQNIIFGCAFLSDESAESFKWLFSTFLKSMGGISPQTIITDQAQGMAIDIRKVMSGTRHRLCQWHISQNAPSHLGSLNNDKGFSKLFNKCMSECDSITEFEETWEMMLTIAGLKASSRSESTNHVLNGLGDLSTYLHIFVTNYEKNEVNKWRLSEEHEDFNCNKKEFLKGSGACYIEPQVYCDGQVSKYEVRMHNSTKNWFVELDSTTLHVTCTCKKFESVGILCAHCLLVFTSNKVREILAKYILKRWTKDVRKRIKDLPSKSSSSNGNSESSEIVYTNSVMKACYNLVYLSKSNTECREIFQRHLKNASDELDDYLGKLDNITVHSSAKKMFCLIIVKSQKVDAPPIKSLFENNVYTPRQATPSISEVSLQDTAFDLDLDDSNVSFFTLLQGVENTTQQSSASTWKSG; via the exons ATGGCTAACTTTTTCTGGAGAGATGGTCGATCTAGAATTGACTATGAGATTTTTGGTGATGTCGTTTATTTTGATACCACATATCGGACAAACAAGTATCGTATGATTTGTGCACCATTTATTGGAATAAATCATCATTGGCAGAATATAATTTTTGGTTGTGCTTTTTTATCTGATGAGTCGGCAGAATCTTTCAAATGGTTATTCTCTACGTTTTTAAAGTCAATGGGAGGCATTTCCCCGCAAACTATTATAACTGATCAAGCTCAAGGAATGGCAATTGATATTAGAAAAGTGATGTCTGGAACTAGACATAGACTGTGTCAATGGCACATATCCCAGAATGCCCCATCTCATTTGGGCTCACTTAATAATGATAAAGGTTTTTCTAAACTTTTCAACAAGTGTATGTCAGAATGTGATTCTATTACTGAGTTTGAAGAAACCTGGGAGATGATGCTTACAAT TGCTGGATTGAAAGCCTCATCTCGAAGTGAAAGTACTAATCATGTATTAAACGGGCTTGGTGACTTGAGCACTTATTTGCACATATTTGTCACTAACTATGAGAAAAATGAAGTAAATAAGTGGCGGCTGAGTGAAGAACATGAAGACTTCAACTGTAACAAG AAAGAGTTTCTCAAAGGATCTGGGGCATGTTATATTGAGCCACAAGTATATTGTGATGGTCAAGTGTCCAAATATGAAGTAAGAATGCATAATTCAACCAAGAATTGGTTTGTGGAGTTGGATTCCACAACTTTACATGTGACATGCACTTGCAAGAAGTTTGAATCTGTGGGTATTTTATGTGCACATTGTCTACTAGTTTTCACTTCTAATAAGGTTAGAGAAATCCTAGCGAAATATATTTTGAAGAGATGGACCAAAGATGTGAggaaaagaataaaagatttgccAAGCAAGAGCTCTTCTAGCAATGGAAATTCGGAATCATCTGAGATTGTTTACACTAATAGTGTGATGAAGGCTTGTTACAATCTTGTTTATCTTAGCAAATCTAATACAGAGTGTCGAGAAATTTTTCAAAGACATCTCAAAAATGCTTCAGATGAATTGGATGACTATCtaggaaaattggacaacattacTGTTCATTCTTCAGCAAAAAAAATG TTTTGTTTGATTATAGTGAAATCTCAAAAAGTTGATGCACCACCAATAAAAAGTTTGTTTGAGAACAATGTATACACTCCTCGTCAAGCAACACCGTCTATATCAGAAGTCAGTTTACAA GATACTGCTTTTGACTTGGATTTGGATGACTCAAATGTCTCATTTTTTACCTTGTTACAAGGTGTTGAGAATACTACACAG CAATCATCTGCAAGTACATGGAAATCAGGATGA